The Streptomyces sp. NBC_00510 genomic interval CGGCGCCGGCCACAGACGCGATGGCCACGCGGTAGGCCGTCAGCGCGGTGGCGTCGTTCACCAGGCTCTCGCCGCCGAGCACGGTCAGCAGCCGGCGCGGCAGCCCCAGCCGGCGTCCGATGGAGGTCGCCGCGACCGCGTCGGGCGGCGACAGCACCGCGCCGAGCACCAGCGCCGGGCCCAGCGGCAGCCCCGGCACCAGCCAGAACGCGGTGTAGCCGATCACCACCGTGGTGAACAGCACCAGTCCCACGGCCAGCAGCCCGATGGGGCGCAGGTTCTCCCGGAAGCGCAGGTAGGAACTCTCCCGCGCCGAGGAGTACAGCAGCGGGGGCAGGACCAGCACCATCACCAGCTCGGGCTCGATGGCGTACGCGGGGATGCCCGGCACGAAGGACGCGCACAGGCCGACGGCGACCAGCAGCAGCGGGGGAGACACCCCCAGACGCCGGGCGACGGCGGTGACCAGCACCGCACCGACCATGAGCGCGACGAGCGCCAGCCCCTCCACGGACGTCTCCTCCACCCCTGTGGCGGCACGCGCCGCACGTGTGGCTCGACTGTACTGGTGTGCACTGGCGACGCGGCCGGGCCTCAGTCCTCGGTGGTGGCGGCTCCCGGCGCGGCCTCGGGGAGACCGATGAACATCGTCCGGTGCAGCGCCTCGACGTGTACCTGGGCGACCGCGGCGGCCGTCGCGCGGTCACCCTGCCGCAGGGCGCGGACCAGGGCCCGGTGCTCGGCGTTGGAGGCGCGCAGCGCGTCGAGCGGGTAGGGCAGGTAGTACCGGTAAAGCTCGCGGACGACGGCCGCGTACGGGACGACGACCGACGGTGTCCCGGTGGCGGAGGCGACGGCGAGGTGGAACTCCTCGTCATGGCGGTGGAACTCGGCCCAGCCGGTCACCGCGTCCATGAGGTCGACCAGGTGCTCCAGTTCGCGCAGCGCGGAGTCGTCGGCGTGGCCGGCGGCGAGGTGGGCGATGCCGCACTCCAGGACCAGCCGGTGGTCGATCAGCCGGCGCACCGCGTCGGTGTCGGAGCGGTAGCTGCCGACGGCGCTGACCGAGCCCTTCGCCGGTTGCCGGGCGACCAGTGTGCCGCCGTTGCGGCCGCGGCGGCGCTCCAGCAGCCCGTCGTCGCACAGGGCCACCAGGGCCCGGCGCACCGTGATCTCCCCGACGTCCAGCGCCGCGGCGATCTCGCCGGCGGCGGGCAACCGCTCCCCGGGGGCGAGCAGGCCCAGGTCGATGGCCATGGCTATCCGGGCGCGGACGGTGTCCAGCGCGGACAGACGGCGGATGCCGCCGAGGGCCGGGGTGCTCAGCGGTGGGCCGGCGGCTGCCGTGACCTGGCCGGTCCGGTTCTCCGTGTCGGGCATGGGACCGACTGTAGTACCGGAAAACATCTCACCTTGAGCACTCTTGTTTATCTGATCAGAATGCTCTAATTTCCTCAGCACTCGAACGAAGCAGGTGCACCATGTCCCGACCCCTTCCCGTGACCCTCGCCCAGGCCGGGCCCCGCCCCGCCGGGGAACCCTCGTCCGGCTTCGCGGCAGAGGCGGGGACCCTGCTGGCGCGCTTCCCGCAGACCCGACTGCTGGCCTTCCCCGAGCTGCACCTGTTCGGCGTGGACGGCGGGCCGCAGGACACGGAGCGGCACCTGCGCGATTGCGCGCAGCCGCTGGACGGACGCCTCGTACGGGAGCTCGGCGAGATCGCCGGGGACCTGGGCGTGTGGCTGCTGCCCGGCAGCATCTGCGAACGCGGCCCGGACGGCGAGCTGTTCAACACCGCGCTCGCCTTCTCGCCCGAGGGGCGGCTCGTCGCGCACTACCGCAAGGTCTTCCCCTGGCGGCCCCGCGAGCCCTACACCCCGGGCGACCGGTTCGTGGTCTTCGACATCCCCGAGGCCGGCCGCGTCGGATTCTCCATCTGCTACGACGCGTGGTTCCCCGAGGTCGCCCGGCACCTGGCCTGGATGGGCGCCGAGGTCATCGTCAACCCGGTCATGACCACGACCGGCGACCGCGCCCAGGAACTCGTCCTGGCCCGCGCCAACGCCATCACCAACCAGGTCTACGTGGTCAGCGTCAACACCGCCGGCCCCCTCGGCACCGGCCGCAGCCTCGTCGTCGACCCCGAGGGACGCGTCCGCACCGAGGCGCCCGACAGCGCCTCCACCGCCCTCACCGACGTCCTGGACCTGGACGACGTGACCCGCGTCCGCACCTACGGCACGGCCGGCCTCAACCGCATGTGGTCCCAGTTCACCGACACCGACCGCCCCCTCGAACTCCCCCTGTACGACGGGCGCATAGACCCTCGCAGCTGGCGCCCCGCCCGCCGCGGCTGAACCATCCCCGGAGCCCCACGATGACCGACCACGCCGCGCGCGCCGCGACCACGGCCCCCGCGCTGTCCCGCACCCTCGGACTCAGAGCCGTCGTCTCCTTCGGCCTGGCCTACATGACCCCGCTGATCGTGCTCGGCACCTTCGGCGTCGTGGCGGAGAAGACCGGCGGCGCGGTCCCCACCGCGTACGCCCTGGCACTCGTCGCCATGCTCTTCACCGCCTACAGCTACGGGAAGATGGCCGCCGAGCACCCCGTCGCCGGCTCCGCCTACACCTACGTACGGCGCTCCATCGACGGACGGGCCGGCTTCCTCGTCGGCTGGGCCACGCTCCTGGACTACTTCTTCCTGCCCATGGTCATCTGGCTGATCGGCGGCGCCTACCTGCAGGCGCAGTGGCCCGGCGTGCCGATGTGGGTGTGGATCCTCGCCTTCATCCTCACCACCACCGCGCTCAACCTGCTCGGCATCCAGGCCGCGGACCGGGCCAACTCCCTGCTGATGGCGTTCCAGATCCTCGTCATCGTCATCTTCGCGCTGCTCTCGCTGCGGCACGTCTTCCACATCGAGGGCGCCGGGGGCCTGTTCAGCACCGGGCCGTTCCACAACGACGCCACCACGCTGGCCGGGATCTCCGGCGGCGCGGCCATCGCGGCGTACTCCTTCCTCGGCTTCGACGCCGTCACCACGCTCACCGAGGAGACCGTCGAGCCCCGCAGGACCATGCCCCGCGCGATCATGCTCACCGCCCTCATCGGCGGCGGCATTTTTATCGCGCTCGCCTACACCACCCAGCTCGCCCACCCCGGCAGCCGGTTCGACGACCCCAGTTCGGCCGCCTTCGAGATCGCCAGGACCATCGGCGGCGACCTCTTCTCGTCCGTCTTCCTCGCCGGACTCGTCGTCGCCCAGTTCGCCTCCGGCGTCGCCGCCCAGGCCAGCACCTCCCGCCTGCTGTACGCCATGGGCCGCGACGACGTCCTGCCGCGCAAGGTGTTCGGCTACCTCCACCCCCGCCACCTGACGCCGGCCTTCAACATCCTCCTGACCGGCGTGGTCGGGCTGATCGCCCTCCGCCTGGACGTCGCCACCTCCACCTCCTTCATCAACTTCGGCGCCTTCACCGCCTTCACCTTCGTCAACCTCAGCGTGATCGCGACGTACCTGCGCAAGCGCCGCGCGGGCGAGCACGTGGGCCTGTTCGGCTACGCCGTCGTCCCCGCCGTCGGCGCCCTGATCGACCTCTGGCTCCTGTTCCACCTCGACGGCAAGGCCCTCACCCTCGGCGCCATCTGGCTCGCCCTCGGCGTCGCCTACCTCGCCTACCTGACCCGCGGCTTCCGCACCCCGCCGCCCGAGCTCAGCTTCGACGAGCGGGAGAGCACGGCCGACGCCTGAGCCGCCCGGCGCCGGCGGGTCAGTGGCCGGCCGCGCGGAGCCGGGCGAGGGTGCGCAGGCCGCGTTCGAGGACCTCGGGATCGTCGTGCGCGGCGCCGTACCGGATGCCCGAGACGGCGTCGAGGGCGGAGTCGACAGCCAGGCGTTCGTGCTCGAGCGGGGTGAGCTCCCGCCCGTAGCCGGTCAGGAAGGCCTCGTGGAGGTCCGGTCGGCCGGACCAGGCGTCGGAGAGCCGTACGAAGTCACGGAGCGCCGGTTGCGGCTCGCTGCGCTCGAAGTCGATCACGGCGAGCCGGCCCGACCACAACAGGTTGCGCGGTTGGAAGTCGCCGTGCGTGGGCACCAGGTCGAGAGCGGGAAGCGCGCCTGTCCGGGCCGTCAGCGCGCGGACGAACTCCTCGTCACCAGGGGCCAGGTGGGAACGGGCGCCGTCCAGGTGCAGGTCGAGCTTCCCCGTGGCAGGCCCCTTGTCCCCGGAGGAGGGCCGTGGCGGTGCGCTGCCGTGGACGGCGGCGGCGAGCGCGCCGATGCGGACGAAGACCGCCCGTTCCTCCTCCGGGGGCCGGACGCCGACGTGGAGCGGGCGTCCGGGGACGGCGGTCACGACGACCGCGCGCAGCCGTTCGTCGGCCGCCACCAGGCGTGGCGTGGCGGCCCCCAGGGTCGGCACCCAGGTCCGGTAGGCGGTCACCTCCCGGCTGTGGAACCGGTCGTTCTGGTGGATTTTGACGTAGCCGACGAGGCCGTCCGCGCCGCGGACCCGCCACACCCGACTGCTCTCGCGGGGCCAGGACGTGTCCGTCCACCGTTCGATCGGGCCGAGCGCGCGTTCCGCGAACCGCCGCACCTCGGGTTCCGGCAGGCCCGGTCCGCAGGTCACGCCCAGCCCGACTCGGTGTAGCGGCGGCCGGCCCGGATGCCCTCGATCGCGGCGCGGGTGTACGGCACGAGGCGTTCGGGGAGGGCGTCCGGGTGCCACCAGCGCCAGGACAGGCACTTGTCGGGCTCGCGGACCACCGGTTCGCCCTGCCAGCGGCGTACGCGGAAGACGAGTTGCAGCCGGGGGCGGCCGCCCGTCGCGTCGATGAGGTGCACGGCGTGCGCGAACTCGGCGTCCTCCGGCCTGATCCGCAGGCCCGTCTCCTCGTCCGCCTCGCGGACCAGGCACGCGACGGCGCTCTCCTGCTCGCAGTGCCCGGCGGGGAAGTGCCACTCGCCACCGGCGAAGGCGGAGTCGGGGTGCCGTAGTCCGAGCAGGACCTCGCCCCCGGCGTTCTCCAGGTACAGGTGCGCGCCGACGATGTGGAGGACGCCCCGCCCGGCCGCCGGGGCCCCGGTGCCGGGCGGCACGGCCAGGCCGGCGTGCCGGCGGACGAGCTCCAGGGTCGCGTGGCCCAACCGCAGCCGCGGCATGACCTCGGGCCGGAACCAGCGCAGCAGGACGCCTTCGGTCAGCTCCAGGGCGTCGGGATCGCCGTTCCAGCGGCCGGTGAACACCTGGACCGGCAGGAGCGAACCGTCCGGCTCGTGGACGTGCTCCACCGCGAAGGCGCGCAGCGCGGGCAGGTCGAGCCCCGCCTCCTCGCGCAGTGCACGCCGGGCGGTCGCCTCCAGGGACACGTCGCCCGGCTCACGGCCGCCGCCGAGCAGTGACCAGGCGCCGGGGTTCCGGATGTCCGGGCGGTGGTCGCGCAGGTGCAGGAGGTACTCGCCCCGGTCGTTGTGGATGAGCACCGAGGCGTTGCGCGGTTCACCGGCGGCCGGTGCACCGTCGTGGATCGACGTCAAGCGAGCCTCCAGGGGAGCTCCGGGGGTGTGCGGTCACCAAGGTCAACGAGCGGGGACGGCCAACGGGAGGGCAGGTTCCGGCCTTTCTGCGCGCTCCTGCCCGGACCGCCCGCACGAGTGGGCGGGGGTGGCGCCAACTCGCCGTTTCACCAGCTAAGTTGTGTGCAGATCAGATCGCGTATTCGAGTCTCCAGGGGATGGCCATGAGCAGCGGCAGTGACGCTCCCGACGACTACGACTCCGCCGAGCAGCTCCGCCGGCGGATCGACACCTCCAAGGCGCATCCGGCGCGCGTCTACGACGTCTTCCTCGGCGGCAAGGACAACTACCCCGTCGACCGCGAGGCGGCCGCGGCCGCGCTGGCCGCCAATCCCCGGGGCTACCTGGACGTGCGGCACAACCGGGACTTCCTGCGCCGCGCGGTGAACCACATCGCGGGGGAGACCGGCACACGCCAGTTCCTCGACATCGGCACCGGACTGCCCACGCAGGAGAACGTGCACCAGATCGCGCAGCGGATCGCCCCCGAGGCGCGGGTCGTGTACGTCGACAACGACCCCGTCGTCCTGGCCCACGCGCGCGCCCTGCTGACCAGCGGCCCGGAGGGGCGGACCGACTACATCGACGCGGACCTGCGCGACCCCGCCGCGATCCTGCGCCAGGCGGCCGGCACGCTGGACTTCACCGAGCCCGTCGCGCTCGTGCTCGTCGCCGTCCTGCACTTCGTCGAGGACGACGAGGCGTACGGCATCGTCAAGCACCTCGTCGACGCGCTGCCCTCGGGCAGCCACGTCGTGCTGAGCCACCTCACCTCCGACCTCAACGCGGAACAGATCGCCAAGGTCGCCAAGACCTACCAGGACCGCGGCTTCTCCTTCGTGCTCCGCGAGCACGCAGAGGTCCTGCGCTTCGTCACGGACA includes:
- a CDS encoding APC family permease codes for the protein MTDHAARAATTAPALSRTLGLRAVVSFGLAYMTPLIVLGTFGVVAEKTGGAVPTAYALALVAMLFTAYSYGKMAAEHPVAGSAYTYVRRSIDGRAGFLVGWATLLDYFFLPMVIWLIGGAYLQAQWPGVPMWVWILAFILTTTALNLLGIQAADRANSLLMAFQILVIVIFALLSLRHVFHIEGAGGLFSTGPFHNDATTLAGISGGAAIAAYSFLGFDAVTTLTEETVEPRRTMPRAIMLTALIGGGIFIALAYTTQLAHPGSRFDDPSSAAFEIARTIGGDLFSSVFLAGLVVAQFASGVAAQASTSRLLYAMGRDDVLPRKVFGYLHPRHLTPAFNILLTGVVGLIALRLDVATSTSFINFGAFTAFTFVNLSVIATYLRKRRAGEHVGLFGYAVVPAVGALIDLWLLFHLDGKALTLGAIWLALGVAYLAYLTRGFRTPPPELSFDERESTADA
- a CDS encoding aminoglycoside phosphotransferase family protein; the encoded protein is MTCGPGLPEPEVRRFAERALGPIERWTDTSWPRESSRVWRVRGADGLVGYVKIHQNDRFHSREVTAYRTWVPTLGAATPRLVAADERLRAVVVTAVPGRPLHVGVRPPEEERAVFVRIGALAAAVHGSAPPRPSSGDKGPATGKLDLHLDGARSHLAPGDEEFVRALTARTGALPALDLVPTHGDFQPRNLLWSGRLAVIDFERSEPQPALRDFVRLSDAWSGRPDLHEAFLTGYGRELTPLEHERLAVDSALDAVSGIRYGAAHDDPEVLERGLRTLARLRAAGH
- a CDS encoding NUDIX hydrolase, which produces MTSIHDGAPAAGEPRNASVLIHNDRGEYLLHLRDHRPDIRNPGAWSLLGGGREPGDVSLEATARRALREEAGLDLPALRAFAVEHVHEPDGSLLPVQVFTGRWNGDPDALELTEGVLLRWFRPEVMPRLRLGHATLELVRRHAGLAVPPGTGAPAAGRGVLHIVGAHLYLENAGGEVLLGLRHPDSAFAGGEWHFPAGHCEQESAVACLVREADEETGLRIRPEDAEFAHAVHLIDATGGRPRLQLVFRVRRWQGEPVVREPDKCLSWRWWHPDALPERLVPYTRAAIEGIRAGRRYTESGWA
- a CDS encoding carbon-nitrogen hydrolase family protein — protein: MSRPLPVTLAQAGPRPAGEPSSGFAAEAGTLLARFPQTRLLAFPELHLFGVDGGPQDTERHLRDCAQPLDGRLVRELGEIAGDLGVWLLPGSICERGPDGELFNTALAFSPEGRLVAHYRKVFPWRPREPYTPGDRFVVFDIPEAGRVGFSICYDAWFPEVARHLAWMGAEVIVNPVMTTTGDRAQELVLARANAITNQVYVVSVNTAGPLGTGRSLVVDPEGRVRTEAPDSASTALTDVLDLDDVTRVRTYGTAGLNRMWSQFTDTDRPLELPLYDGRIDPRSWRPARRG
- a CDS encoding SAM-dependent methyltransferase, giving the protein MSSGSDAPDDYDSAEQLRRRIDTSKAHPARVYDVFLGGKDNYPVDREAAAAALAANPRGYLDVRHNRDFLRRAVNHIAGETGTRQFLDIGTGLPTQENVHQIAQRIAPEARVVYVDNDPVVLAHARALLTSGPEGRTDYIDADLRDPAAILRQAAGTLDFTEPVALVLVAVLHFVEDDEAYGIVKHLVDALPSGSHVVLSHLTSDLNAEQIAKVAKTYQDRGFSFVLREHAEVLRFVTDNGLEIVEPGLVPVHHWRPDDVDDTLATHADASPEFIEGLEDIDAIRYRSITDVTDADINVYAVVARKP
- a CDS encoding FCD domain-containing protein, which gives rise to MPDTENRTGQVTAAAGPPLSTPALGGIRRLSALDTVRARIAMAIDLGLLAPGERLPAAGEIAAALDVGEITVRRALVALCDDGLLERRRGRNGGTLVARQPAKGSVSAVGSYRSDTDAVRRLIDHRLVLECGIAHLAAGHADDSALRELEHLVDLMDAVTGWAEFHRHDEEFHLAVASATGTPSVVVPYAAVVRELYRYYLPYPLDALRASNAEHRALVRALRQGDRATAAAVAQVHVEALHRTMFIGLPEAAPGAATTED